In one Thioclava sp. ES.031 genomic region, the following are encoded:
- a CDS encoding 2-hydroxymuconic semialdehyde dehydrogenase — MTTHKLFIDGEYRAAQSGKTFDKISPSTGEKIADVHEALAEDVNDAVEAAQAALKGPWGKMPKAQRCDLLMKIADAIDARKADFMEAEVADTGHTRGFAEKVEIPRGAANFRIFAEMLKNTGGEYFHMDTPDGTGAANLELHRPKGVIGVISPWNAPFLLMTWKVGPALACGNTVVVKPSEESPATATLLGEVMNEVGIPKGVYNVIHGFGPDSAGELLTQHPGVNGITFTGETRTGEAIMKQAAVGLRDVSFELGGKNPAIVFADADLDKAIEVTMRSCFANTGQVCLGTERIYVERPVFEEFVSRLKAGAEGLIQGGPDTDGATIGPLISAEHREKVLSYYKKAADLGATIVTGGGTPDFAQGDYRNGGFFVEPTIWTGLPEDSPIVREEIFGPCCHIQPFDSEEEVIAMANDTNYGLSATILTENLSRAHRVGGQMEAGLVWVNSWFLRDLRTAFGGSKSSGIGREGGVHSLEFYTERTNLCIKL, encoded by the coding sequence ATGACCACGCATAAGCTCTTCATCGACGGCGAATACCGCGCCGCGCAATCGGGCAAAACCTTCGACAAGATTTCCCCGTCCACCGGCGAGAAGATCGCCGATGTGCATGAGGCGCTGGCCGAGGATGTGAATGACGCGGTGGAGGCGGCACAGGCGGCGCTGAAAGGCCCCTGGGGCAAGATGCCGAAAGCGCAACGCTGCGATCTGCTGATGAAGATCGCCGACGCGATCGACGCACGCAAGGCCGACTTCATGGAAGCGGAAGTGGCCGATACCGGCCATACGCGCGGCTTTGCCGAGAAGGTCGAGATTCCGCGCGGCGCGGCGAATTTCCGGATCTTCGCGGAGATGCTCAAGAACACGGGCGGCGAGTATTTCCATATGGATACGCCCGACGGCACGGGGGCGGCCAATCTCGAACTGCATCGCCCGAAAGGCGTGATCGGGGTGATCTCGCCCTGGAACGCGCCGTTCCTGCTGATGACTTGGAAGGTTGGCCCGGCGCTGGCTTGTGGCAATACGGTCGTCGTGAAGCCGTCCGAGGAAAGCCCCGCCACCGCGACCCTGCTGGGCGAGGTGATGAACGAGGTGGGCATCCCGAAAGGCGTCTATAACGTGATCCACGGCTTTGGGCCGGACAGCGCGGGCGAGTTGCTGACCCAGCATCCGGGCGTCAACGGCATCACCTTCACCGGCGAGACCCGCACCGGCGAGGCGATCATGAAGCAGGCTGCGGTGGGGCTGCGCGATGTGTCGTTTGAACTCGGCGGCAAAAACCCCGCCATCGTCTTTGCCGATGCAGATCTGGACAAGGCGATCGAGGTCACGATGCGCTCGTGTTTCGCCAATACCGGGCAGGTCTGTCTGGGCACCGAGCGGATTTACGTCGAACGCCCCGTCTTCGAGGAATTCGTCAGCCGCCTGAAAGCGGGCGCGGAAGGTCTGATCCAAGGCGGCCCGGATACCGACGGCGCGACCATCGGCCCGCTGATCTCCGCTGAGCATCGCGAGAAGGTGCTGAGCTATTACAAGAAGGCCGCCGATCTGGGCGCGACCATCGTCACCGGCGGCGGCACGCCGGACTTCGCGCAAGGCGATTACCGCAACGGGGGCTTCTTCGTCGAGCCGACCATCTGGACCGGCCTGCCCGAAGACAGCCCCATCGTGCGCGAGGAAATCTTCGGCCCCTGCTGCCACATCCAGCCCTTCGACAGCGAAGAGGAAGTGATCGCGATGGCCAACGATACCAATTACGGGCTCTCGGCCACGATCCTCACTGAAAATCTCAGCCGCGCACATCGCGTCGGCGGGCAGATGGAGGCGGGCCTCGTCTGGGTGAACTCGTGGTTCCTGCGCGACCTGCGCACGGCCTTCGGTGGCTCGAAATCCTCAGGGATCGGGCGCGAAGGCGGGGTGCATTCGCTCGAATTCTACACCGAGCGGACGAACCTCTGTATCAAGCTGTGA
- a CDS encoding fumarylacetoacetate hydrolase family protein, producing the protein MLDSTKIESLGDALYDALRSGRPTQKISALEPESDIEDAYRIQLRMLERRLEAGDAVVGKKIGLTSRAIQDALGVYQPDFGQVTKRMLFEDGATIDLSKLMQPRLEGELAFRLKEDLIGPGVTVSDVIRATDYVTPCFEIVDTRFEDWQIKIQDTVADNASCGVFVLGEAKADPRDLDLSLAGMVIEKNGEVVATGAGAAVQGSPVMAVAWLANTLGRLGIPLKAGEIILSGAQAPLLAVTDGDHFTCEIAGIGACEMRFAGRAMV; encoded by the coding sequence ATGCTGGACAGCACCAAGATCGAGAGCTTGGGCGATGCGCTGTATGACGCGCTGCGCTCGGGCCGACCGACCCAGAAAATCAGCGCGCTCGAACCCGAGAGCGACATCGAGGACGCCTATCGCATCCAGTTGCGGATGCTGGAGCGGCGTCTGGAGGCGGGCGACGCGGTCGTCGGCAAGAAGATCGGCCTGACGAGCCGCGCCATTCAGGACGCGCTCGGCGTCTACCAGCCCGATTTCGGGCAGGTGACGAAGCGGATGCTGTTCGAGGATGGCGCGACGATCGACCTCAGCAAGCTGATGCAGCCGCGCCTCGAGGGCGAGCTGGCCTTCCGCCTGAAGGAAGACCTGATCGGGCCGGGCGTGACCGTCTCGGACGTGATCCGCGCGACCGACTATGTGACGCCCTGTTTCGAGATCGTCGATACCCGGTTCGAGGATTGGCAGATCAAGATTCAGGATACTGTGGCCGATAACGCGTCTTGCGGCGTGTTCGTGCTGGGCGAGGCCAAGGCCGATCCGCGCGATCTGGACCTCAGCCTCGCAGGCATGGTGATCGAGAAGAACGGCGAGGTGGTCGCGACCGGGGCAGGCGCTGCGGTGCAAGGCTCGCCGGTGATGGCGGTCGCGTGGCTGGCCAATACGCTCGGGCGTCTGGGGATCCCGCTGAAAGCCGGAGAGATCATCCTGTCGGGCGCGCAGGCGCCGCTGCTGGCCGTCACGGATGGCGATCATTTCACTTGCGAGATCGCGGGCATCGGCGCGTGCGAGATGCGTTTTGCCGGGAGGGCAATGGTATGA
- the dmpH gene encoding 2-oxo-3-hexenedioate decarboxylase encodes MSLDQPKTVDEEAIIRMAERVETAQRYAVPIRKLTEDYTDLTIADAYRVQTALRRNLEKKGERVIGWKAGLTSKPKMAQMGVSTPGVGFLTDAMERPANSKITVSDMIHPRVEAEIAFVTNKELAGKVTRDDVLAATDYVQPALEVIDSRFTGFKFDLESVLADNSSSARYVPGGRMIRPDALDLRTVGVVLEHNGEIAQIGAGAEVLGHPAEAIAMLVGVLDDMGEVLPAGSFVMAGAITAAVAVKPGDSITARFYEMGSITVTFTE; translated from the coding sequence ATGAGCCTCGATCAACCGAAGACCGTCGATGAGGAAGCGATCATCCGCATGGCCGAGCGCGTCGAGACCGCGCAGCGCTACGCGGTGCCGATCCGCAAACTGACCGAGGATTATACCGATCTGACCATCGCCGACGCCTATCGCGTCCAGACCGCGCTGCGCCGCAATCTGGAGAAGAAGGGCGAGCGGGTGATCGGCTGGAAAGCGGGCCTGACCTCGAAGCCGAAAATGGCGCAGATGGGGGTCTCGACCCCCGGCGTGGGCTTTCTGACCGACGCGATGGAGCGTCCGGCGAACTCGAAGATCACCGTCAGCGACATGATCCACCCGCGGGTCGAGGCCGAGATCGCTTTTGTGACCAACAAGGAGCTGGCGGGCAAGGTTACGCGCGACGACGTGCTGGCCGCCACCGATTACGTCCAGCCCGCGCTGGAGGTGATCGACAGCCGCTTCACTGGGTTCAAGTTCGATCTGGAATCGGTGCTGGCCGACAATTCCAGCTCGGCGCGCTATGTGCCGGGCGGGCGGATGATCCGGCCCGACGCGCTCGATCTGCGGACCGTGGGCGTCGTGTTGGAGCATAACGGCGAGATCGCCCAGATCGGCGCGGGCGCCGAGGTGCTGGGCCACCCCGCCGAGGCGATCGCGATGCTGGTCGGCGTTCTGGACGATATGGGCGAGGTGCTGCCCGCGGGCAGCTTCGTGATGGCCGGCGCGATCACCGCCGCCGTGGCCGTCAAACCCGGCGATTCCATCACCGCGAGATTTTACGAGATGGGCTCGATCACGGTGACCTTCACCGAGTGA
- a CDS encoding acetaldehyde dehydrogenase (acetylating) encodes MNKIKCALIGSGNIGTDLMFKLLRSEVLEPVWMVGIDPDSDGLKRAKEKGLKVTHEGVDGLLPHVEEDGIQIAFDATSAYVHAENSRKLNELGVFMVDLTPAAIGPLCVPPVNLGDLAKATPMNVNMISCAGQATIPIVSAVGAVQTVEYAEIIASLSSKSIGPGTRANLDEFTFTTSNAIEKVGGAKKGKALAIINPADPPMIMRNTIYCEVEGTPDREAITKSVKDMIAQVQRYVPGYKLVNGPDFDGKRVAVFMEVAGLGDYLPTYAGNLDIMTAAAARTAEMFAERILDGSMELKKLEPAQ; translated from the coding sequence ATGAACAAGATCAAATGTGCCCTGATCGGGTCGGGCAATATCGGCACCGATCTGATGTTCAAGCTGCTGCGCTCGGAGGTGCTGGAGCCGGTCTGGATGGTCGGCATCGACCCCGATTCCGACGGCCTCAAGCGCGCCAAGGAGAAGGGGCTGAAGGTCACCCATGAAGGCGTCGACGGGCTGCTGCCCCATGTCGAAGAAGACGGCATCCAGATCGCATTCGACGCGACCTCGGCCTATGTCCATGCCGAAAACTCGCGCAAGCTCAACGAGTTGGGCGTGTTCATGGTCGACCTGACGCCCGCCGCGATCGGTCCCTTATGCGTGCCGCCGGTGAATCTCGGCGATCTGGCGAAGGCCACCCCGATGAACGTCAACATGATCTCCTGCGCGGGTCAGGCGACGATCCCGATCGTCTCGGCCGTGGGCGCGGTGCAGACGGTCGAATATGCCGAGATCATCGCCTCGCTCAGCTCGAAATCCATCGGGCCGGGCACGCGGGCGAACCTCGACGAGTTCACCTTCACCACCTCGAACGCGATCGAGAAGGTGGGCGGCGCGAAGAAGGGCAAGGCGCTTGCGATCATCAACCCCGCCGATCCGCCGATGATCATGCGCAACACGATCTATTGCGAGGTCGAGGGCACGCCCGACCGCGAAGCGATCACCAAATCGGTGAAGGATATGATCGCGCAGGTTCAGCGCTACGTCCCCGGCTACAAGCTGGTGAACGGCCCCGATTTCGACGGCAAACGCGTCGCGGTCTTCATGGAGGTCGCGGGCCTTGGCGACTACCTGCCGACCTATGCGGGCAATCTCGACATCATGACGGCGGCGGCGGCACGCACCGCCGAGATGTTCGCCGAGCGGATCCTCGACGGGTCGATGGAACTCAAGAAACTGGAGCCGGCACAATGA
- the dmpG gene encoding 4-hydroxy-2-oxovalerate aldolase encodes MTHEKAKSGMEGRKVKLHDMSLRDGMHAKREQIPVEMMVKIAKGLDAAGVPYMQVTHGAGLGGNSIQHGRALASNAEYISAVAAVVKQATISVLLIPGLGTMKELEEAYQCGARSVHVATHCTEADTSPQHIAFARKLGMDASGFLMMSHLNSAEGLTEQALLMESYGANTVYVTDSAGAMLTHEVTHAISMMRDALKPETEIGFHGHHNLGLGIANSIAAIGAGATRIDASLAGLGAGAGNAPIEVLAAVCDRMEIETGSDTFALMDLAEDVVVPFMDHVVRADREALTLGFAGVYSTFLLPAKRAGERFGIPARDILVELGRKKMIGGQEDMIQDTAMTMARERGLLKESA; translated from the coding sequence ATGACCCATGAAAAAGCGAAATCGGGCATGGAAGGCCGCAAGGTCAAGCTGCACGACATGTCCCTGCGCGACGGGATGCATGCCAAGCGCGAGCAGATCCCGGTCGAGATGATGGTCAAGATCGCCAAGGGTCTCGACGCGGCGGGCGTGCCTTACATGCAGGTCACCCATGGCGCGGGTCTGGGTGGCAACTCGATCCAGCATGGCCGCGCGCTGGCGTCCAACGCGGAATATATCTCGGCGGTTGCTGCGGTGGTGAAACAGGCGACGATTTCGGTGCTGCTGATCCCGGGTCTCGGCACGATGAAAGAGCTCGAAGAGGCCTATCAGTGCGGCGCGCGCTCGGTCCATGTCGCGACCCATTGTACCGAGGCCGACACCTCGCCGCAGCATATCGCCTTCGCGCGCAAGCTCGGGATGGATGCCTCGGGCTTTCTGATGATGTCACATCTGAACTCGGCCGAGGGGCTGACGGAACAGGCGCTCCTGATGGAGAGCTATGGCGCCAACACCGTCTATGTCACGGACTCGGCGGGCGCGATGCTGACCCACGAGGTCACCCATGCGATCTCGATGATGCGTGATGCGCTGAAACCGGAAACGGAGATCGGCTTCCACGGCCACCACAATCTCGGCCTCGGCATCGCCAACTCCATCGCCGCCATCGGTGCGGGGGCTACGCGGATCGACGCCTCGCTGGCGGGGCTGGGCGCAGGTGCGGGCAATGCGCCGATCGAGGTGCTGGCCGCCGTCTGTGACCGGATGGAGATCGAGACCGGCTCCGACACCTTCGCGCTGATGGATCTGGCCGAGGATGTCGTGGTCCCGTTCATGGATCACGTCGTTCGCGCCGACCGCGAAGCGCTGACGCTGGGCTTTGCCGGGGTCTATTCGACCTTCCTGCTGCCCGCGAAACGCGCAGGCGAGCGCTTCGGCATCCCGGCGCGCGACATCCTTGTCGAACTGGGCCGCAAGAAGATGATCGGCGGTCAGGAAGACATGATCCAGGACACGGCGATGACCATGGCGCGCGAGCGCGGCCTGTTGAAGGAGAGCGCCTGA
- a CDS encoding transporter, with protein sequence MKLKRAALALSALMSLAALPAHAIDVAPGDYNILPSGTNIGLLYLQHQSADTFELGGTKVPDSKAKVNVMVLRGLHYSEAFGMPALYQAVLPIVNFDTARIGGGDMPTKSGVGDLTLGFSVWPVQPSNPETGTTLGVTAFVTAPTGRYDAAKVSAGSGTWALTPQIGFIQGLGQGLYFDAMADVAVTMDHTEQGQKIERSPATQVQAYLRKQFGQKTSVSFGLSSQRGGKIKVGGADTGQRTERDQLRLYANTFVTPTVQVQGMLAKDVNSDGGFRNDVVAELRFLKVF encoded by the coding sequence ATGAAACTGAAACGCGCCGCGCTCGCTTTGAGCGCGCTGATGTCGCTTGCCGCACTGCCGGCCCATGCCATCGACGTGGCCCCGGGGGATTACAACATCCTGCCGTCCGGCACGAATATCGGGCTGCTCTATCTGCAGCATCAAAGCGCCGATACGTTCGAGCTTGGTGGGACGAAGGTGCCCGACAGCAAGGCCAAGGTGAACGTGATGGTCCTGCGCGGGCTGCATTATTCCGAAGCCTTCGGGATGCCTGCGCTCTATCAGGCGGTGCTGCCGATCGTGAATTTCGACACTGCGCGCATCGGCGGTGGGGACATGCCGACCAAATCGGGCGTGGGCGATCTGACGCTGGGCTTCTCGGTCTGGCCAGTGCAGCCGTCGAACCCCGAGACCGGGACAACGCTCGGCGTGACCGCCTTCGTGACCGCGCCTACGGGGCGGTATGACGCGGCGAAGGTCAGCGCGGGCTCTGGGACGTGGGCGCTGACGCCGCAGATCGGGTTCATTCAGGGGCTCGGGCAGGGGCTTTATTTCGACGCGATGGCCGATGTGGCGGTCACGATGGACCACACCGAACAAGGCCAGAAGATCGAGCGCAGCCCCGCCACGCAGGTTCAGGCCTATCTGCGCAAGCAATTCGGCCAGAAGACCTCCGTGTCCTTCGGCCTGTCCTCGCAGCGCGGCGGCAAGATCAAGGTGGGCGGCGCCGATACCGGCCAGCGCACCGAGCGCGATCAGCTCCGCCTCTATGCCAATACTTTCGTCACGCCGACCGTCCAGGTGCAGGGGATGCTGGCGAAGGACGTGAACAGCGATGGCGGGTTCCGCAACGACGTGGTCGCGGAGCTGCGTTTCCTGAAGGTCTTCTGA
- a CDS encoding LysR family transcriptional regulator: MDFKRLKYFLAVAEELHFGRAANRLDIAQPPLSRQIAALEAELEVQLFDRSRSQIRLTQAGEVLQDHARQLLERLDAAYRETKMVGSGAGGRLRIAFVGSASHGVLPTLIKSYRSFYPEVELQLSAMNNAELHTALVSREIDIAVARPILDDEEFRREPLCTEPLILALPDNSDLGTRAEIHFADLADKTFVLYPRKPRPSYADVVLDICAREGFKPKAVDLAQDFQSAISLVSVGVGIAVVPQSVSRTQRPGVIFRPYKGYNPGTGLTVHARLDNRAPQVMHFLEVTRKFARKQ, translated from the coding sequence ATGGACTTCAAGCGGCTCAAATATTTCCTCGCGGTGGCCGAGGAATTGCATTTCGGACGCGCGGCGAACCGGTTGGATATCGCGCAGCCGCCGCTGTCGCGTCAGATCGCGGCGCTCGAGGCCGAGCTGGAGGTGCAGCTTTTCGACCGTTCGCGCAGCCAGATCCGGCTGACACAGGCGGGCGAGGTGCTGCAGGATCACGCGCGGCAATTGCTCGAACGGCTGGATGCGGCCTATCGCGAGACGAAGATGGTGGGCTCCGGCGCGGGCGGGCGGCTGCGGATCGCCTTTGTCGGATCGGCCTCGCATGGGGTGCTGCCGACGCTGATCAAATCCTACCGATCCTTCTACCCGGAGGTCGAGCTGCAGCTCTCGGCGATGAACAATGCCGAGCTGCACACCGCGCTTGTGAGCCGCGAGATCGACATCGCAGTGGCGCGGCCGATCCTCGATGACGAGGAGTTCCGCCGCGAGCCGCTCTGCACCGAGCCGCTGATCCTCGCGCTGCCCGACAATTCTGATCTCGGCACCCGCGCCGAGATCCATTTCGCCGATCTCGCCGACAAGACCTTCGTGCTCTATCCGCGCAAGCCCCGGCCCAGCTATGCCGATGTCGTGCTTGATATCTGCGCGCGCGAAGGGTTCAAGCCGAAGGCCGTCGATCTCGCGCAGGATTTCCAATCCGCGATCAGCCTTGTGTCAGTGGGCGTGGGGATCGCGGTGGTGCCGCAGTCGGTGTCGCGCACGCAGCGCCCCGGCGTGATCTTCCGGCCCTATAAGGGCTATAATCCGGGGACCGGCCTGACCGTGCATGCGCGGCTCGACAATCGCGCGCCGCAGGTGATGCACTTTCTGGAAGTGACCCGTAAATTTGCGCGTAAACAGTAG
- a CDS encoding glutathione S-transferase family protein, protein MPILHWSPRSPYVRKAMVALHEKGLADKVETVRTHADPMIPHEGLMAINPLSKIPTLELEDGRVLFDSHVVCEWADLESADGPQLFPADPAARLEAERDEALGTGLLDVALPWLVELKMRPEEQRSEQMLAVYRTKMNRVADWLEGHAARLTERPFDIGHLSIGVALCYLDFRFDGEGWREGRPELANWHARFAERPSVQATTFRDDPRPT, encoded by the coding sequence ATGCCGATCCTGCACTGGTCCCCGCGCTCGCCCTACGTCCGCAAAGCGATGGTCGCGCTGCATGAGAAAGGTCTGGCCGATAAGGTCGAGACCGTGCGCACCCATGCCGACCCGATGATCCCGCATGAGGGGCTGATGGCGATCAACCCGCTGTCGAAGATCCCGACGCTGGAGCTCGAAGACGGCCGCGTGCTGTTCGACAGCCATGTGGTTTGCGAATGGGCCGATCTGGAGAGCGCAGACGGCCCGCAGCTTTTCCCCGCCGACCCCGCCGCGCGGCTCGAGGCCGAGCGCGACGAGGCGCTGGGAACGGGGCTGTTGGATGTGGCGCTACCGTGGCTGGTGGAGCTGAAGATGCGGCCCGAGGAACAGCGGTCCGAGCAGATGCTCGCCGTCTATCGCACCAAGATGAACCGGGTTGCGGATTGGTTGGAAGGTCATGCCGCGCGCCTGACCGAGCGGCCCTTCGATATCGGTCATCTGAGCATCGGGGTCGCGCTCTGCTATCTCGATTTCCGCTTCGACGGTGAGGGCTGGCGCGAGGGCCGTCCGGAGTTGGCCAATTGGCACGCACGCTTTGCCGAACGCCCGTCCGTGCAGGCCACGACCTTCCGCGACGACCCGCGCCCGACTTAA
- a CDS encoding muconate/chloromuconate family cycloisomerase has translation MTTPGVAKLADHFQGADAHAGRQIAKIETMIVDCPTTRRHKLSNTEINFQSYVIVRAELADGSVGWGEASTLGGPRWAEESVEAMKANIDTYLAPALAGANALEFELNAAKMAKAASRNNAARAAVDAALYDAAGHSLDLSVSVLMGGAVRDKIEVIWALASGDADQEIEEANRKFDAREHRRFKIKLGFNTPDQDMIRLRKIVSALEGKATEIIVDVNQGWTEAVAIRYLPQLAEMGVSLIEQPLRPGLIAATARVAARAAIPIMVDEAAFTGPDIVANGIAAAGSVYSLKLVKSGGLNEIKRAAGIAQACGMELYGGCLIESGIGAAAHLAVFSTLPRLEWGCEHFGPKILKTDLTGGEIRFADFHVHCPTGPGLGITVNEDVLASVARKG, from the coding sequence ATGACTACGCCCGGCGTTGCGAAACTCGCAGATCATTTTCAGGGCGCCGACGCCCATGCGGGTCGCCAGATCGCGAAGATCGAGACGATGATCGTCGATTGCCCGACGACCCGGCGCCACAAGCTGTCCAACACGGAAATCAACTTCCAGTCCTATGTGATCGTGCGCGCCGAACTGGCCGACGGATCGGTCGGCTGGGGCGAGGCATCGACGCTGGGCGGTCCCCGCTGGGCCGAGGAAAGCGTCGAGGCGATGAAGGCCAATATCGACACCTATCTCGCCCCGGCTCTGGCTGGGGCCAATGCGCTCGAGTTCGAGCTGAATGCCGCCAAGATGGCCAAGGCCGCGAGCCGTAACAACGCCGCGCGCGCCGCGGTGGATGCCGCGCTTTACGATGCAGCCGGGCACTCGCTCGATCTGTCGGTCTCGGTCCTGATGGGGGGCGCGGTGCGCGACAAGATCGAGGTGATCTGGGCGCTCGCCTCGGGCGATGCCGATCAGGAGATCGAGGAAGCCAACCGCAAGTTCGACGCGCGCGAGCATCGCCGCTTCAAGATCAAGCTGGGCTTCAACACGCCTGATCAGGACATGATCCGCCTGCGCAAGATCGTCTCGGCGCTGGAGGGCAAAGCCACCGAGATCATCGTCGACGTCAATCAGGGCTGGACCGAGGCGGTCGCGATCCGCTACCTGCCGCAGCTGGCCGAGATGGGCGTGTCGCTGATCGAACAGCCGCTGCGTCCCGGCCTGATTGCGGCCACCGCGCGTGTCGCCGCGCGCGCCGCGATCCCGATCATGGTGGACGAGGCCGCTTTCACCGGCCCCGATATTGTCGCCAACGGCATCGCTGCGGCCGGTTCGGTCTATTCGCTGAAACTGGTGAAATCGGGCGGGTTGAACGAGATCAAGCGCGCCGCCGGGATCGCGCAGGCCTGCGGGATGGAGCTTTATGGCGGCTGCCTGATCGAGAGCGGCATCGGCGCCGCGGCGCATCTGGCCGTATTCTCGACCCTGCCCCGGCTCGAATGGGGCTGCGAGCATTTCGGCCCGAAGATCCTGAAAACGGACCTCACCGGCGGCGAAATCCGCTTCGCCGATTTCCACGTTCATTGCCCGACCGGCCCCGGCCTCGGGATCACGGTGAACGAGGACGTGCTGGCCTCCGTCGCGCGGAAAGGCTGA
- a CDS encoding dioxygenase — MRNVTVDNVTDVVIDSLGQHATLEPRQREIMESLIKHLHGFCKDVNLTHDEFLYACDYLGRAGALCSDKRQEFILLGDILGVEVLVDMLSNPISGDETVSTVLGPFFRENAPVMPKGASTIQKNFEGQETVYVEGYIRDNKGNPIPGAIIDVWEDAPNGLYENHDPDQPEYNLRGRFESDENGHYAFVAIRPVPYPIPGDETAGELIRYMGHHCMRPGHIHMMVTREGYRPLISQIYDADSDYLDNDSVFAVKEDLIGKFEKAPEGSETDLVLRFDFTLGNQAQAMAAE, encoded by the coding sequence ATGCGCAACGTAACCGTGGATAATGTGACCGATGTGGTCATCGACTCGCTGGGCCAGCACGCCACGCTCGAGCCGCGCCAGCGAGAGATCATGGAAAGCCTGATCAAGCATCTGCACGGGTTCTGCAAAGACGTGAACCTGACCCATGACGAATTTCTCTATGCCTGCGACTATCTGGGCCGCGCCGGTGCGCTGTGCTCGGACAAGCGTCAGGAATTCATCCTGCTGGGCGACATCCTCGGCGTCGAAGTGCTCGTCGACATGCTCTCGAACCCGATCTCGGGCGACGAGACCGTTTCGACCGTGCTCGGGCCGTTCTTCCGCGAGAACGCTCCGGTGATGCCGAAAGGCGCCTCGACCATTCAGAAGAACTTCGAGGGTCAGGAAACCGTCTATGTCGAGGGCTATATCCGCGACAACAAGGGCAACCCGATCCCCGGCGCGATCATCGACGTGTGGGAAGACGCGCCGAACGGTCTTTACGAGAACCACGATCCCGATCAGCCCGAATATAACCTGCGCGGCCGTTTTGAGAGCGACGAGAACGGGCATTACGCCTTCGTCGCGATCCGCCCCGTGCCCTACCCGATCCCCGGCGACGAGACCGCGGGCGAACTGATCCGCTACATGGGCCACCACTGCATGCGCCCGGGCCATATCCACATGATGGTCACGCGCGAGGGCTACCGCCCGCTGATCTCGCAGATCTACGACGCCGATAGCGATTATCTCGACAATGACTCGGTCTTCGCCGTGAAAGAGGACCTGATCGGCAAGTTCGAGAAGGCGCCCGAAGGTTCGGAAACCGATCTGGTTCTGCGCTTCGACTTCACGCTGGGCAATCAGGCTCAGGCGATGGCCGCGGAATGA
- a CDS encoding IclR family transcriptional regulator, with product MKTLRKVGELLRQFTAAQPEHSVTDLSRAIGNSVSGTHDLVNGLARIGLLRKVERGRYRLGPLVATLNRALEDSSALTEAARPVLAALWRDYGETLHLTLHDHGRLLVLDALEGTQALRVSREALGSWIALHDSPPGMLHLAQFSPAQLEEYLDRHTRPGSRLEDRARLRAELDALARDGFNAGAPKDEADVICVSALIRDHIAQPVAVLVISVPRSRHEVQPRAFRNIALGAARTISERLGYELRPN from the coding sequence ATGAAGACATTACGCAAGGTCGGGGAGCTTTTGCGCCAGTTCACCGCCGCGCAGCCGGAGCATTCGGTCACGGATCTGTCGCGCGCGATCGGCAATTCCGTGAGCGGCACGCATGACCTCGTGAACGGTCTGGCCCGAATCGGATTGCTGCGAAAGGTCGAGCGGGGACGCTATCGGCTGGGTCCGCTGGTCGCGACGCTGAACCGCGCGCTGGAGGATAGTTCCGCGCTGACGGAGGCCGCGCGGCCCGTGTTGGCGGCGCTCTGGCGCGACTATGGCGAGACGCTGCACCTGACCTTGCACGATCACGGGCGGCTTCTGGTGCTCGACGCGCTGGAGGGCACGCAGGCGCTGCGGGTCTCGCGCGAGGCGCTGGGGTCGTGGATCGCGCTGCATGACAGCCCGCCGGGGATGCTGCATCTGGCGCAATTTTCCCCGGCCCAGCTTGAGGAATATCTCGACCGGCACACCCGGCCCGGCTCGCGGCTGGAGGATCGCGCACGCCTGCGCGCGGAGCTCGACGCGCTCGCACGCGACGGGTTCAACGCAGGCGCGCCGAAGGACGAGGCGGATGTAATCTGCGTCTCGGCGCTGATCCGCGACCACATCGCCCAGCCCGTCGCGGTGCTGGTCATCTCGGTCCCCCGCTCGCGCCACGAGGTCCAGCCGCGCGCCTTCCGCAATATCGCCCTGGGCGCCGCGCGGACGATTTCCGAACGCCTGGGGTATGAACTTCGCCCAAACTGA